A portion of the Salmo trutta chromosome 1, fSalTru1.1, whole genome shotgun sequence genome contains these proteins:
- the LOC115196352 gene encoding SUMO-conjugating enzyme UBC9: MSGIALSRLSQERKAWRKDHPFGFVAVPTKNPDGTMNLMNWECAIPGKKGTLWEGGQYKLRMLFKDDYPSSPPKCKFEPPIFHPNVYPSGTVCLSILEEEKDWRPAITIKQILLGIQELLNEPNIQDPAQAEAYTIYCQNRMDYEKRVRAQAKKFAPT; this comes from the exons ATGTCTGGTATCGCTCTTAGCAGACTGTCACAGGAGCGCAAAGCATGGAGGAAAGACCACCCATTT ggttTTGTCGCTGTGCCTACCAAAAATCCTGATGGCACTATGAATCTCATGAACTGGGAATGTGCCATTCCAGGGAAGAAGGGG ACGCTGTGGGAGGGAGGCCAATACAAACTCCGAATGCTGTTCAAAGATGACTATCCTTCCTCGCCGCCAAAAT GCAAGTTTGAGCCACCCATTTTCCACCCCAATGTCTACCCATCTGGCACGGTGTGTCTTTCCAttctggaggaggagaaggactgGAGGCCAGCCATCACCATCaaacag ATCCTGTTGGGTATCCAAGAGCTTCTCAATGAACCCAACATCCAAGACCCAGCACAAGCAGAAGCCTACACAATTTACTG TCAGAACAGAATGGACTATGAGAAGAGGGTGAGGGCGCAGGCCAAGAAGTTTGCCCCCACATAA